Within Staphylococcus sp. NRL 16/872, the genomic segment TATCGTTTAATAATAAAACAATACGGGTAGATTGAGAGTTAAATGCTGAAGGCGTGTATTTAACAATGTGTTCAATTAACTCTTCTAATTCTTTATCACTAATAGAAATTGATGTTTCAGTTTTATAAATTGTACGTCTGTTTTCGATTTCTTTTAAAAATGGTTTAGTTTTTTCTTTATTAAATAATCCCATATCTAAGTCTCCTTTGTTTTAAATGATATAAACTAAGTATAAATATTATACCTCAATAAGTAAAATAAATATAACAAAAAATTTCAAAAGTATTAATATTCTTTGTCAATATTCTTATTTACATGCATAACACAATTATATTTCTTATACTAGAAGTGTTCAATGAAAGAAGGAGGTGAAGGTTGATGAAAAAGAAATTAGCCCATGCCACTATACTTCTGACCTTAAGTGCGCCATTAATTACTCATCATGCACATGCAGAAGAAATATCAAATGATAGGGTGATGCCTAAGAATATTCATGGGGATGAAAACGCTCAACAAGCAAATGAAGCGTTAAAAAATAAAAATAATATTAATAATAATGGCGGAAGTTATTCGGAACAGCCTTTTCAAGAAAATGAATCGAGTGAAGAAAAGAATAGTGATCAACTAATTAATAAAGAAAATGAGAAAGTACCAACTACTGAGACCACAGAAGAATCTGAAGAAACGCCCTCAGATAGTCCGCAATCGTCAAATGAAAACCAAAATGAAGCTGAACAAACTAATGTGAGTGAAGAAGACCCAAATAATGAACCAGCTGGTGATATAGAAGCAGAGAACGGTAAAGAAGTAACGTCGAATAATCATTCGCAGCCCTCGACAGAAGAGCATGACGGAGAGAATGATGCAACCCAATCAAATGAGGATGATACCTCGAATTCTAATGATGACAATGATGTAAGTGGTGAGAATCATCAAGACAATCAAAGTGATGGTTCTCAAGATGATACATCAGATATCGATGGAAATAGTGATAGTGGGAATCCTCACGAGGATGAAAATGATAATGGTAATTCTGATAATAATACTAGCAATGATGATAAAGATGATAGTGATGATTCATCTCATTCTTCATCAGACCCTGATAAAACGGATGATTCGAATACAGATAATCAAAAAGAAAACCCATCTGATCAAGACGATGATTCATCCCATTCTTCATCAGACCCTGATAAAACGGATGATTCGAATACAGATAATCAAAAAGAAAACCCATCTGATCAAGACGATGATTCATCCCATTCTTCATCAGACCCTGATAAAACGGATGATTCGAATACAGATAATCAAAAAGAAAACCCATCTGATCAAGACGATGATTCATCTCATTCTTCATCAGACCCTGATAAAACGGACGACTCGAATACGGATAATCAAAAAGAAAACCCATCTGATCAAGACGATAATTCACAAGAACCGGGTCATCATCAATCGAACCCTTCGAGTGATAATAATAAAGGTCAATCAAATTCATCTCAACAAACGAATGATCAACCTCAAGGACAATATGATAATGGTAGGAAACATGATTCGAATTGGAATAATCATCCGACCCATTCAGGATATCCTAAACAAAATATGCCTCATCAATCATCAAAGAATAATGGGGCCCAATCACAACATAATCAATCATCTAATAGAGATAACGGATATTACTATCAAGACGGTCATAAACGCGAGGGAGAACAAAATCATCGTAATGTCTCAAATGCGATGATTCAACAAATATATCCAAATAAGAATAACAGTCGTACTTCTCTAGCAAAAAATCGCTATGCGTCGAATACTAATCATCAATGGCATTATGGCCAATCTACAATAAATGACCGTCACTATAACGCACATCAATTTGATAATCAGTATGCAAATCGCGATGATAACAATGTTAGTGGAAATAATAAGTGGACATCATTGCTTCACAGATTTAATACACTCGCGACGGGATCATATAAATATAATCCATTTATTATTAATCAAGTTAATCGTTTAGGTGAAAATGAAGATACTGTAACTAATCAAGACTTTTATAGACTTTTCCGTAAGAAATCGTTTAATAACGAATATTTAAATGATTTACAAAGAAAATCAAATTATTTTAGATTTGAGTATTTTAACCCACTCAATTCAAAAGGTTATTACAAAAATTTAGATGAACAAGTTTTAGGGCTAATTACAGGTGAAATAGGATCAATGCCTGACTTGAAGAAGCCAAGCGATAAACATTCAGATGAAAAAGAAGATGAAGCGGATATTCACAGTCATAAAAAGATTATTGAATCGAATGATGATGAGAAAAGTGAATCAGAGGGGAAATATGATTTTGAAAAGTTAAACATCGTTTTAATCAGTAGTATTATAGTCATATTTTTAGGTATTACAGGTCGCTATTTATTTAAATTCTTAAAAAATTAAATAGTACAAATAAACGCATCTAATTACTCTTTTTTGCATTAAATAAAAATTTGAGAATTAGATGCGTTTATTATTACTTTAAAATAAAGAATGTAGGATAAAATTTGTTTGATGTTGTATATCTTTTACTGCATTACTGAAGAAAAATTGCATTATCACGACAAAACCATTTTGCATCATATGAATAATGATTGGTACAGCAATACGCTTTGTTAAGACATAAGCTAAAGAAAATATCATGCCCATACCAATGTAAATCAATAAAAATTTAATATCATTATGTGCAAGTGCAAATATTAAGGAACTTACAATAGATGCTATAAGGAAAGCGACGATACGATTACCCTTAATTTTATTGTAAAGTTCTCCAAATATAACTTTTCGGAATACATATTCTTCTAGGACAGGCCCCACAATAGATATGAGTACGATTAACACAGGAAGTTGTTTAGCAATTGCCATTATTCTTTCTGTGTTAGGGCTTTGTTGTGGTTGTCCAAAAATCCACATATTAATAAGACCAGCAATAACTTGATAAACCATCACGATACAAAATCCTAGCAATGCCCAGGGGATAATATAGCGTTTAAGTTCCTTATCATCCCGTTCAATGACATTAGGATTTTTAATAATTGAATTTAACCATATAATTAGCACGGCTGCTATGATAAATAGAATGACTTGCGTATATACGCCTACTCTTGCTAAAGCCATTCCAGATAGATGACTAAACATTGGTGTCTTTTCCAAGAAAAGTGGTAAAAACTGTGCCAATGCATAAATCAGTAGTGTTAAAAATGCCACCCAAATTCTTGCCATGTTAAACCTCCATCGATATATCAGTATTTCTATTTTATCTTAAATATAATGGATGTACAAAAAATAGAAAATCATATCGCTTGAAAAATTGACCAACTTTGATTATTATAAAACTTAGATTAGCACTCAACTTATTTAAGTGCTAAAAAGAGACCTATTAAGGGAGGAACAATCATGCTTAAACCATTAGGAAGTCGTGTGATTATCGAAAGAAAAGAGCAAGAACAAACAACTAAAAGTGGAATTGTGTTAACAGATAGCGCAAAAGAAAAGTCAAATGAAGGCGTAGTAATCGCTGTTGGCTCAGGACGTATCCTTGACAATGGTGAAAAGGTTGCTCCAGAGGTTAAAGAAGGCGACACAGTTGTATTCCAAGAATATACTGGCACAGAAGTTAAACGTGGAGACGAAACATACTTAATTTTAAATGAAGAAGATTTACTAGCAATCATTGAAAAATAAAAATAATTAATATTAACGATAAAAATTAAAATTTTACGGAGGTCAAATAATGGCTAAAGATCTTAAATTCTCAGAAGACGCACGTCAAGCAATGTTACGTGGTGTAGATAAATTAGCAAATGCAGTTAAAGTGACTATTGGTCCTAAAGGTCGTAACGTTGTATTGGATAAAGAATATGTAGCACCTTTAATTACAAACGATGGTGTTACAATCGCTAAAGAAATTGAACTAGAAGACCCTTATGAAAACATGGGTGCTAAATTAGTACAAGAAGTAGCGAATAAAACAAATGAAATTGCTGGTGACGGTACTACTACAGCGACTGTATTAGCACAAGCAATGATTCAAGAAGGACTTAAAAACGTGACAAGTGGTGCTAACCCTGTAGGTTTACGTGAAGGTATCGATAAAGCAGTGAGAGTTGCTGTTGAAGCGTTACATGATATTTCTCAAAAAGTTGAAAATAAAAATGAAATCGCGCAAGTAGGTGCAATTTCTGCTGCTGATGAAGAAATCGGTAAATATATTTCTGAAGCTATGGATAAAGTAGGTAACGACGGTGTTATCACTATTGAAGAATCAAATGGTTTAGACACTGAATTAGAAGTAGTAGAAGGTATGCAATTTGATAGAGGTTACCAATCTCCATATATGGTAACTGATTCCGATAAAATGATTGCTGAATTAGAAAGACCATATATCTTAGTTACTGATAAAAAAATCTCATCATTCCAAGACATTTTACCTTTACTAGAACAAGTAGTTCAATCTAGCCGTCCAATCTTAATCGTTGCGGATGAAGTAGAAGGCGATGCATTAACTAATATTGTATTAAACCGTATGCGTGGTACATTTACTGCAGTTGCAGTTAAAGCACCTGGATTTGGTGATCGTCGAAAAGCAATGTTAGAAGACTTAGCAATTTTAACTGGTGCGACAGTTATTACTGACGACTTAGGCTTAGAATTAAAAGATGCTTCTATCGATATGTTAGGTAGTGCAAATAAAGTTGAAGTGACTAAAGACAACACTACTGTTGTTGATGGTGACGGCGATGATAACAGCATCGACGCACGTTTAAGCCAAATTAAAGCTCAAATTGAAGAAACAGATTCAGACTTTGACAGAGAGAAATTACAAGAACGCTTAGCTAAATTAGCTGGTGGTGTAGCTGTCATTAAAGTAGGTGCGGCGTCTGAAACTGAATTAAAAGAACGTAAATTACGTATTGAAGACGCATTAAACTCTACACGTGCTGCTGTAGAAGAAGGCATCGTAGCAGGTGGTGGTACTGCTTTAGTAAACATCTATAATAAAGTAGATGAGATTGAGGCTGAAGGTGATGTTGCTACAGGTGTAAACATTGTGCTTAAAGCTTTATCAGCACCAGTACGTCAAATTGCTGAAAATGCTGGACTTGAAGGTTCAGTTATTGTGGAAAGACTTAAAAATGCGGATGCTGGTGTTGGATTCAATGCTGCTACGAACGAATGGGTAAATATGCTTGAAGAAGGTATAGTAGACCCTACTAAAGTAACTCGCTCAGCATTACAACATGCTGCAAGTGTGGCTGCGATGTTCTTAACTACTGAAGCGGTTGTTGCGACAATCCCAGAACCTGAGAAAAATGATGCAGGTATGGGCGGCATGCCAGGAATGATGTAAAATAACCATTAAACACTGATATATCAATGATATAAACGTTTAATGGTCATAAATTGGGCATAGAAATTTTAAAATAATTCTTTACTGACGTTTTCCATGAGTTTATTAAACTTATGGGAAGCGTCTTTTTTGTATGAGTTGGTTATTTAGGGAAGATGATTATCGAAGTATTTAAATCTTTATATCATAAGTGTTCGTTAAATTTTCAATTATTATTTTATACTCAATAACGAATGTGCAATGAATATGAAAAAATGAAAATAATTTATTTGTATCAAAATAACTTGTATTCATATTTGTAAAAATAGTATTTATTATTAAAATTGCTCTAAATGCTGGATATATCAATACCAGTATTTATTGATAATAATGAGGATAACGATGAATTGAATAATAAAGATTTAGAAAAATTAATTAAATAATATCTCAATACCATACTTATTGATAACATTAAATAGAATTGATGAATAAATATTTTACAATTAATATTAGATAGTATAATATAAAAAAATATGGAATCGACTATATGTAGCAAAAAGAATCAGTTTAATATTACTTTTTAATTTAACGTTGGCAAAAATTAATGTAGATAAGAGATATTGGCGTTTATAAAGTTAAATAATGATAAATATATTTATAATAAAAAACCTTACTAAAATAGTAAGGTTAGTAACTAATTAAATATAATTTTTGACCACATTAGTAATTACTTCTTTATGTTTTAATATGTCTAAAGGTTTTTCAAATTTTACTACTGTTTTATTTTCGTCATTAAGTACAAACTCTGATTTAGTATTAGTAATATAGATTCTCATTATCCATTTTCTAATGCTATCATCTAATAAAATGTTGAAATAACTTCTATTATCTCTATAAAATATTCTATCTGGTTCAATAATATCAGCTAGTAGTACTTTGACCATTGAATAAGATTCTAATTCTTCAGGAGTAGTTATAATATCTTCTTTAGTATTAGTTGTTTCATTAGTAATTTCTTCTGAAGGTTCTTCGATTTTAACCTCAGGAACAGAACTAGAATTTAAAGCAGCATTTAAACGATCAGTAACTTTTTCATTTATAAAAATATTTAAAGTATTTTTTACAGTAGGTGTAAAACGATCAATTACTGATTTTGTTTTAACTCCTTCATAAACCTCTGTTAAAAGATATTTTACAAAATCTTCTTTTGGATTCTCTAGTTGTTCGACTAAGAATTGTTTAATTAGATTCATATACTTTAGTTCATATGCTGAACTTGAAATATTATCAATATCAAAGTTTTCCTTTTTAAATTTGTATAGCTCTTTTATACTATTTTCTTTTAAATTTTCAATATTTACAGTTAGAAATGGTTTGCTATCCATTTTATTTGGTTCTTCTAAATCTGTATAAAATCTGTACTCAATGCCATTTGTTAATATCCCGAATTTAGAAGTACTCGTTCCAAAATATCTAAATAGCTGAGAATCATGGTTATGTAATTTTTCATTAACTGATTTACACTCTATTAGAATTGAAGGTGAATTATCAGTTATAATAGCATAGTCCACTTTTTCTCCCTTTTTAATACCTACATCTGCTATAAATTCAGGAGTAAATTCGAGGGGATTAAAAACATCGTATCCAAGTAATTGGAAAAAAGGTAAAATTAAAGCATTTTTAGTAGCTTCTTCTGTATTGATATTATCTTTTAAAGTACTAACTCTTTTTTGTAAATCCTCAATTTTTTGAACGAATTCTTTCATTTTTTTGCTCCTCATAAAAAAATTTATTTCTATTATAATAATAACTAACAAGTTAAGAAGTATACAACAAAAATTTTAAATTGATATAATAATGATGAATATGTTTATATATTTTTAATTTTTAAATTTTAAAGGAGAAATTGATGAATTTATTTATAATTGGTAATGGTTTTGATTATGGAGCTCATAATCTTAAAACTTCATATAATTATTTTAAAGATTTTGTTTTAAAAAAAGAAAAAATATTTATGAAACAATAAATAAAGCTGAAGAAAAATATAACTATTTTAATTCTGAAAATAATTCAAATAATTGGTCATACTTTGAGGACATTCTTGAATATATTACATTTTCTGATGAATTTGAAAGAAATAAAAATGGAAGTAAAGAGAGTATAGAAGAAAACGTAAACGACTTCAATACGTTAAATACTAAATTAAAAGATTTATTTTATAGTTGGATTGAATCTATTGAAATTTCTGGATCATATTATAACGAATTTTTAGTGGATGATGAAAATAGCGAATATTTAAACTTTAACTATACATATACATTAGAAAAACTTTATAATATAAAAAAAGTTAATCACATTCATATTGAAGATAAAATTGGAAGAGATTATATTTTTGGACATAAGAAAAAATATAAAAAAAAATCAGGTTTTTTTAAGAATATTAATTCAATTTTTAATAATGCAGAAGTATTTGCAAAACCTGTAAATGACTATATAAAAAGAGGTAAAGTTAGGTATGAAAATATTGCAAAAATATACTTTTGGGGATTTTCTCTATCAGAAGTAGATAAGCCGTATATTGAACAGATTTTGAAAGACAACCGTAAAACTATAGAAAACGTGTATCTATGCTCTTATCAATATAATAATAATTTTGAGAAAAGTAAGTTTCAAAGATTTTTAAATGATAATCAAATCGATAATGATATAAAAGAGTTTAATGACGAAATTAAAAAGAAGATATAATATAAAAATATGAATTAAGTTTATTCTTTAGTGTTACATGAAATTATAGTCTAAGAGAGCTTGAGAAAATCTTTATATTTTACTGGGAAAGTAAAAAAATATGAATAAATTAATATTGCAAATATAGTTATAGAGATTCATATGCGGAATAATTGATGATTATAAGGAAAAACTAAAATAACGAATATTTTAAGAATGTTATTTGTACCTTATTGATATAGTAATTAATACTAGATGTGACATAATTTATCATTTAATATTTTTTCCAATTATATTAAAAAGACGCTTTTCTAGAGGTTTGTCTTTAGAAAAGCGTCTTTCTATTTTCGCTATAAGTAATCATTTTAAAGCAATTCTGCTAGCCAAACACCCATTAAAATAAACACAACAAGTGAACCAATAAACCAATATAAATTTTTAGTTTCATGGCCCGGACTAGTAAAC encodes:
- the groL gene encoding chaperonin GroEL (60 kDa chaperone family; promotes refolding of misfolded polypeptides especially under stressful conditions; forms two stacked rings of heptamers to form a barrel-shaped 14mer; ends can be capped by GroES; misfolded proteins enter the barrel where they are refolded when GroES binds) yields the protein MAKDLKFSEDARQAMLRGVDKLANAVKVTIGPKGRNVVLDKEYVAPLITNDGVTIAKEIELEDPYENMGAKLVQEVANKTNEIAGDGTTTATVLAQAMIQEGLKNVTSGANPVGLREGIDKAVRVAVEALHDISQKVENKNEIAQVGAISAADEEIGKYISEAMDKVGNDGVITIEESNGLDTELEVVEGMQFDRGYQSPYMVTDSDKMIAELERPYILVTDKKISSFQDILPLLEQVVQSSRPILIVADEVEGDALTNIVLNRMRGTFTAVAVKAPGFGDRRKAMLEDLAILTGATVITDDLGLELKDASIDMLGSANKVEVTKDNTTVVDGDGDDNSIDARLSQIKAQIEETDSDFDREKLQERLAKLAGGVAVIKVGAASETELKERKLRIEDALNSTRAAVEEGIVAGGGTALVNIYNKVDEIEAEGDVATGVNIVLKALSAPVRQIAENAGLEGSVIVERLKNADAGVGFNAATNEWVNMLEEGIVDPTKVTRSALQHAASVAAMFLTTEAVVATIPEPEKNDAGMGGMPGMM
- the groES gene encoding co-chaperone GroES; its protein translation is MLKPLGSRVIIERKEQEQTTKSGIVLTDSAKEKSNEGVVIAVGSGRILDNGEKVAPEVKEGDTVVFQEYTGTEVKRGDETYLILNEEDLLAIIEK
- a CDS encoding intramembrane glutamic endopeptidase MroQ — translated: MARIWVAFLTLLIYALAQFLPLFLEKTPMFSHLSGMALARVGVYTQVILFIIAAVLIIWLNSIIKNPNVIERDDKELKRYIIPWALLGFCIVMVYQVIAGLINMWIFGQPQQSPNTERIMAIAKQLPVLIVLISIVGPVLEEYVFRKVIFGELYNKIKGNRIVAFLIASIVSSLIFALAHNDIKFLLIYIGMGMIFSLAYVLTKRIAVPIIIHMMQNGFVVIMQFFFSNAVKDIQHQTNFILHSLF
- a CDS encoding SdrH family protein, with the protein product MKKKLAHATILLTLSAPLITHHAHAEEISNDRVMPKNIHGDENAQQANEALKNKNNINNNGGSYSEQPFQENESSEEKNSDQLINKENEKVPTTETTEESEETPSDSPQSSNENQNEAEQTNVSEEDPNNEPAGDIEAENGKEVTSNNHSQPSTEEHDGENDATQSNEDDTSNSNDDNDVSGENHQDNQSDGSQDDTSDIDGNSDSGNPHEDENDNGNSDNNTSNDDKDDSDDSSHSSSDPDKTDDSNTDNQKENPSDQDDDSSHSSSDPDKTDDSNTDNQKENPSDQDDDSSHSSSDPDKTDDSNTDNQKENPSDQDDDSSHSSSDPDKTDDSNTDNQKENPSDQDDNSQEPGHHQSNPSSDNNKGQSNSSQQTNDQPQGQYDNGRKHDSNWNNHPTHSGYPKQNMPHQSSKNNGAQSQHNQSSNRDNGYYYQDGHKREGEQNHRNVSNAMIQQIYPNKNNSRTSLAKNRYASNTNHQWHYGQSTINDRHYNAHQFDNQYANRDDNNVSGNNKWTSLLHRFNTLATGSYKYNPFIINQVNRLGENEDTVTNQDFYRLFRKKSFNNEYLNDLQRKSNYFRFEYFNPLNSKGYYKNLDEQVLGLITGEIGSMPDLKKPSDKHSDEKEDEADIHSHKKIIESNDDEKSESEGKYDFEKLNIVLISSIIVIFLGITGRYLFKFLKN
- a CDS encoding type I restriction endonuclease, producing MKEFVQKIEDLQKRVSTLKDNINTEEATKNALILPFFQLLGYDVFNPLEFTPEFIADVGIKKGEKVDYAIITDNSPSILIECKSVNEKLHNHDSQLFRYFGTSTSKFGILTNGIEYRFYTDLEEPNKMDSKPFLTVNIENLKENSIKELYKFKKENFDIDNISSSAYELKYMNLIKQFLVEQLENPKEDFVKYLLTEVYEGVKTKSVIDRFTPTVKNTLNIFINEKVTDRLNAALNSSSVPEVKIEEPSEEITNETTNTKEDIITTPEELESYSMVKVLLADIIEPDRIFYRDNRSYFNILLDDSIRKWIMRIYITNTKSEFVLNDENKTVVKFEKPLDILKHKEVITNVVKNYI
- a CDS encoding AbiH family protein, translated to MNKAEEKYNYFNSENNSNNWSYFEDILEYITFSDEFERNKNGSKESIEENVNDFNTLNTKLKDLFYSWIESIEISGSYYNEFLVDDENSEYLNFNYTYTLEKLYNIKKVNHIHIEDKIGRDYIFGHKKKYKKKSGFFKNINSIFNNAEVFAKPVNDYIKRGKVRYENIAKIYFWGFSLSEVDKPYIEQILKDNRKTIENVYLCSYQYNNNFEKSKFQRFLNDNQIDNDIKEFNDEIKKKI